One region of Mesobacillus boroniphilus genomic DNA includes:
- a CDS encoding GntP family permease has translation MDIQVSAFGAVVALIVAIFLILKKVSPAYGMIAGALIGGLVGGVDVTNTVALMMEGAKGIIPAVLRILAAGVLAGVLIESGAAAVIAETIVKKVGETRALLALAIATMILTTVGVFVDVAVITVAPIALAIANRAGISKTAILLAMIGGGKAGNIMSPNPNAIAAADAFQIPLTSVMAAGIIPAIFGLTVTYILAKRLVNKGSNVTAQESETAINGKLPMIVPAVVAPLVTIILLALRPLFDINIDPMIALPAGGIAGALAMGRIRHINDFAVAGLGKMSGVAIMLLGTGTLAGIIANSGLKDVLINSLDALGLPAFVLAPVSGIFMSAATASTTAGTAVASQVFGTTILEMGVTALAGAAMVHAGATVLDHLPHGSFFHATGGSVNMEIKERLKLIPYETAVGLTLAIVSTLIFGIFKFFG, from the coding sequence TTGGATATTCAAGTAAGCGCTTTCGGTGCAGTCGTAGCACTCATAGTAGCTATTTTCCTTATTTTAAAGAAAGTTTCACCTGCATATGGAATGATCGCAGGGGCCCTAATCGGAGGACTTGTAGGCGGAGTAGATGTCACTAATACTGTTGCCTTGATGATGGAGGGTGCGAAAGGAATTATACCCGCAGTATTAAGAATCCTGGCTGCCGGTGTACTTGCGGGAGTCCTGATTGAATCAGGTGCTGCTGCAGTAATCGCAGAAACAATCGTTAAAAAGGTTGGCGAGACGCGGGCGCTGCTAGCACTTGCCATCGCGACAATGATCCTTACTACTGTTGGGGTATTCGTTGATGTTGCTGTTATCACTGTTGCTCCAATCGCTTTAGCGATCGCAAACAGAGCAGGTATTTCCAAAACAGCCATCTTGCTTGCAATGATTGGTGGCGGTAAAGCCGGTAATATTATGTCCCCGAACCCGAATGCCATTGCTGCGGCAGATGCATTCCAAATTCCATTGACTTCTGTCATGGCTGCGGGAATCATCCCGGCAATATTCGGGTTGACTGTGACTTATATTTTAGCTAAAAGGCTTGTAAATAAGGGGTCAAACGTCACCGCTCAAGAAAGTGAAACAGCAATTAACGGGAAGCTCCCGATGATTGTTCCTGCTGTTGTCGCTCCTTTAGTAACGATTATCCTGCTTGCCCTTCGACCTTTATTTGATATTAACATCGACCCAATGATCGCCCTGCCTGCAGGGGGGATTGCCGGAGCTCTTGCAATGGGCCGAATCAGACATATCAATGACTTTGCAGTGGCAGGTCTCGGTAAAATGTCAGGTGTAGCTATTATGCTCCTTGGTACAGGTACACTTGCGGGAATCATCGCTAATTCTGGGTTAAAGGATGTCTTAATTAACAGCCTGGATGCACTTGGTCTTCCAGCATTCGTCCTTGCTCCTGTATCTGGTATTTTCATGTCAGCTGCAACTGCTTCGACAACAGCAGGAACAGCAGTTGCATCCCAAGTATTCGGAACAACCATTTTGGAAATGGGTGTCACTGCATTAGCTGGTGCTGCAATGGTTCACGCTGGTGCAACTGTACTTGACCACCTTCCACACGGAAGCTTCTTCCACGCAACAGGCGGAAGTGTCAATATGGAAATCAAAGAACGTTTGAAATTGATTCCTTACGAAACAGCTGTCGGTTTAACTCTTGCAATCGTATCGACACTAATCTTTGGTATCTTCAAGTTTTTCGGATAA
- a CDS encoding glycerate kinase — translation MKIVIAPDSFKESLTALEAATAIENGMKKILPEASFVKVPMADGGEGTVQSLVDATGGKIITKTVTGPLGTPVDAFFGISGDEKTAVIEMAAASGLHLVPPGDRNPLVTTTRGTGELIAAALDHGVEHIIIGIGGSATNDGGAGMARALGIMLLDADGKEIGEGGGALNSLAAVKMDGIEKRLEEVKIEVACDVDNPLTGLKGASHIFGPQKGATQDVVEVLDNNLHHFANIIRTDLGKDIEHVSGAGAAGGLGGGLMAFLSAELKRGVDIVLDATKLETHLQDADFVITGEGKIDGQTIFGKTPIGVAKTAKIHNVPVIAIAGNVASDSEVVHEHGIDAVFSVVPGVISLDDAFKNAHTYVERIAANIASVIKLSK, via the coding sequence ATGAAAATTGTAATCGCACCTGATTCATTTAAAGAAAGCCTTACCGCGCTTGAGGCAGCTACGGCGATCGAAAATGGCATGAAAAAGATCCTCCCTGAGGCCAGCTTCGTAAAGGTACCGATGGCAGATGGAGGCGAAGGAACCGTTCAATCCCTCGTTGATGCCACTGGAGGGAAAATAATCACCAAAACTGTGACAGGACCTCTCGGTACACCGGTTGATGCATTTTTCGGCATTTCCGGTGATGAAAAGACAGCTGTCATAGAGATGGCTGCCGCTTCAGGACTACATCTTGTACCACCCGGAGACAGAAACCCGCTGGTTACTACCACTCGGGGTACAGGTGAATTGATCGCTGCTGCTCTGGACCATGGTGTTGAACATATCATTATTGGAATTGGCGGAAGTGCCACGAATGATGGAGGAGCGGGCATGGCCAGAGCCCTTGGCATCATGCTTCTCGATGCTGATGGAAAAGAAATTGGCGAGGGCGGAGGAGCTTTGAATTCGCTTGCTGCGGTCAAAATGGATGGTATAGAAAAACGGCTGGAAGAAGTAAAAATTGAAGTTGCTTGCGATGTAGATAATCCGTTAACAGGTCTAAAAGGCGCATCACATATTTTCGGACCACAAAAAGGGGCAACACAAGATGTGGTTGAAGTATTGGACAACAACCTTCACCATTTTGCTAATATCATTCGTACGGATCTTGGCAAGGATATTGAACATGTTTCAGGCGCAGGCGCAGCAGGAGGACTTGGTGGCGGATTGATGGCATTCCTGTCTGCTGAATTAAAAAGAGGGGTAGACATTGTTCTGGACGCTACCAAGCTTGAAACACATTTACAAGACGCCGATTTTGTCATTACTGGAGAGGGCAAGATTGATGGTCAGACGATCTTTGGGAAAACCCCGATTGGCGTGGCCAAGACTGCGAAAATACACAATGTACCGGTAATTGCAATCGCGGGTAATGTAGCATCGGACAGTGAGGTTGTCCACGAGCATGGGATCGACGCTGTATTCAGCGTAGTACCAGGTGTCATTTCTTTGGATGACGCATTTAAAAATGCTCACACTTATGTCGAAAGAATTGCTGCGAATATCGCATCCGTGATCAAACTTAGCAAGTAA